One part of the Perognathus longimembris pacificus isolate PPM17 chromosome 10, ASM2315922v1, whole genome shotgun sequence genome encodes these proteins:
- the LOC125358534 gene encoding ribonuclease 4 gives MDLQRCQSLLLFLLLTLLGLGIVQPSYGQDRMYQRFLRQHVHPQETGGNDSYCNLMMQRRKMTTYQCKRFNTFIHEDIWNIRSICSTTNIQCKNGRMNCHEGVVKVTDCRETGSSRAPNCRYRAKASTRRVVIACEGNPEMPVHFDG, from the coding sequence ATGGATTTGCAGAGGTGCCAGTCTTTGCTTCTGTTCTTGCTGCTGACCCTCCTGGGGCTAGGGATTGTACAGCCCTCCTATGGCCAGGATCGCATGTACCAGCGGTTCCTGCGACAGCACGTGCACCCTCAGGAGACAGGTGGCAATGATAGCTACTGCAACCTGATGATGCAGAGACGGAAGATGACCACCTATCAGTGCAAGCGCTTCAACACCTTTATCCATGAAGACATCTGGAACATTCGTAGTATCTGCAGCACCACCAATATCCAGTGCAAGAATGGCAGGATGAACTGTCATGAGGGAGTAGTGAAGGTCACAGACTGCAGGGAGACAGGGAGTTCCAGGGCACCCAACTGCAGATACCGAGCCAAGGCGAGCACAAGGCGAGTGGTCATAGCCTGTGAGGGAAACCCAGAGATGCCAGTGCACTTTGATGGATAG